The Cyclopterus lumpus isolate fCycLum1 chromosome 3, fCycLum1.pri, whole genome shotgun sequence genome includes the window GAGACCCAGGTACAAACCTTTGTTGTGTTCTCCAGGCTGTAGGAGCGTGTCGTGTGAACTTGTCTACTTCCGGTCGCACCTCGTGCCGGAGCTGGCATGTTTCCCATGGGACCCCCCTACCACCCACCCCCGGTCGAGGTGTCGGACCTGCTCCCAGAGCTTCTCAGGGCTTGGAGGTGGCTGCCGGAGGTGACATCTCGCACCTCCCACCACATATATGGAGCGGCCTCCTAGGTCCTCCTCActgtcctctctgctctgccTACAGGCAACACACTGACTGCTCGGGGAAGACCACGACTACGACAGCAGCCATGGAGGTTACCTACTGCTCCCCTCTCCAGCTCCAGGACAACTCTTTCCTGTTTGAGTCCCTGCTGGACAAGCCCTACGATCCCCTGGCCTACGATCCAGCCTCGGATGCTGGTTACTTCAGcgcaggcagcagcagcttgtcTCCTACCTCCTCTGTGGACTCCTTCTGCTTCTCCCCAGCCTCCCTCCACGCCACCGGAAGCGAACCGAACGCCATGgattgttttgtctttaaaagcCCGGCAGCGCCTCGCCTCACCCAGGGGACGCAGCCTCCGCCTTGCTCCGGATCCTCCGCGGCCACGTTGTCCATCACGAAGAAGTCCAGATCCAGGTATCCGGGGAAGAAGCGGGAGACGgccagtgagagagagaagctgaggATGAGGGATCTGACCAAGGCCCTGCAGCACCTCAGGACATACCTGCCTCCCTTGGTGGCACCCGCCGGGCAGACCCTAACCAAGATCGAGACGCTGCGCCTCACCATCCGCTACATCTCCTACCTGTCGGCCCAGCTGGGCCTCAGCGAGGAGGCGCTGGAGCAGAGACCCTCAGGGTTTGCGGAGCAGCCCCAAAACCTCAGCCAGTTCCTGGGTCAGCCAGCAGCCAGCTACGGCCATCAAGAAGAACCAGCCTGTAACACCATGAGCTCAGAACATCTGTCCTCCCTGCAGCCCTCATATCAGGTATGTTTCATATCATGGTATTGCACGGCTCCACATATTTAAAAGCTTTTGAGCTAAAGAGAATTTGCTTCACGTTGACCTTGTGTTGAATGAGTTCATAACCAAAAATCTGTCTTCTGTTGTCAGGTTTCAAATGGAGTTTGCTTCACCAGCGAGCAGTTCTGGACTCCACAGCAGCAACTTCAAAGCGCCGCCTTCTCTGGACAGTGCTGAGAGACACGGCCATCTAGCCACTATTTTCATTGCAGCAATGACCTCTAAAGAAATCTATGGACAAAAATTCTCAATTTTGTTATtttgaacaaaatatatatcCTGTCCTATTTGTgcatttttggttttatttttacacatacAACTGTATATTTATTGAGCTTTCAcaatatgaacaaaataaacttaatttatCAAAATAAACCTTGAGTTTGTTGCATTCATCCAAATGTTCTCTTTCTGCGATGTATttatataccgtatatatatatatatatatatatatatatatatatatatatatttatttagtacTTGGCCTCGACTTccttacacaaacacagcagctgtCAGAGTGACAATGAGGTGCTAAACTGGGACCACATCCCCGCTAAAGTCCTTAAGGAAAGACCCCCACTGAGAGAAGTGGCAGCTGAACTGGGACCAGTTAATTGGCGCCTTTTCCTATCCTGTGTAAACATGCCGGGTGGCTGAGATCATGAAGCATGATAAATAAATGGAGTTTCTGGATCCAGCTCAGAATCTCCGAAGCCAATAATGTATTTCACTCCAAGTCTTgattgtcacttcctgttggaaaGTGTTTCTCTGCAGTGTCGTTGTGTGACCCAGAAGTTAATAATATGGGCACACAATGTGTCTTAGTCATTGAAGATGGATGGCCCACTCTGCGAATGAATGTTTTACACTGTGGGATCTGCGATGTTGCTGAGATGCCCGGAGAGGCCgcacatttattttcagatatttcacatttaaatggaCTGTGTTCTTCCTGCAGTACTCAGAGTCTTGAAACACAATCTGAGCTCACAGTTTGGAGATACAGGTGGCTTTTATTCAAAATAGGTGGATTTTATTCAAAACACTGGCATCAACAATAAATCCTCAAAAATATGGGGATGCAGAGAATATTACACTCTTGTGTCGTGACATCTATTCAAAACCTTTTGAATttttacagtatgtacagtattaaaacatattttcattttctatcAAATATCCATAAAAATGCATAATCAAAActttacatattaaaaaaatctgCATTTGTGTTAATTTGGTATAGGGGCCTCACTGGTGAACCAATCAAACACCTCTTTATTGTTCAAGGCCACCCAGTTCATGTTGGCCTTGGTTCTCTCCAGCGCCTGCTCGAGAGACGTGGCGGCCGAGCCAAACTGCCCGGCGTTGTCTTCTTTGAACTGCAGCAACTGGGGAGGAACAGGAGGGGTTACCGGGATTCAAATCTGAACGTCGGCATAAACAGGTATGAACTATAGGATTAGGACATGAGAAGTTTTTCTTCACTTTCATGCGTCCTGATGCACAGCACCGTGCGAACAATAGTCTAGTCGTATTAACCCACTCGCAAAATGCCCGCGTGGAATGAAATATTTGCTCATCGGGGTGTCACAGAGAACAACAAGGAACACTAGAGAAACTGTACCTGCTTGTACTCAAACTCATAGGAGAATCGTTGGGTCAGTCCGCTAATAAGTCCTCCAAAGGAAAACGATCCACCACCATAACTGGAGAAAAAGGCACAAACAAGACAGGCTGTCAACATTTTGTACGCAACTACAAGCTGTTGGGCTGGAAATATTGAAAACAAGACGAGCAGTCTGCGGCCTTGCTAGGCGGTAgcgctttgagctaaatgctaacggtcagcatgctaacaatgacaatgctaacatgccgACGTTATTACGGTGGCGACATCGTAGCTGAGCATGTTAGCTAATTAGGACTGAAGGTTGAAGGGAATAGCATTAGTTTAGCTGGGATTTGGTCATAAaacaaagtattggacaaactGCTTTTTTGTAACCGAAAATGGTGTTAGAGGTCGAGTCGGAAATCACCCCCTGGGTACTGTGGATATCCGTGCCAAATCTCATGGCAGTCCATCCAATAGTAGTTATAAATAATGCAGTTTGTACCAAAATGGTCGATCAACACCAACAGTATAAAAGCCTCCTTTTGCCTTCACAGCAATATGTTTAACCGTGCGACTTTGACTATCACATTCTATACGTGCGTGCATGAGGAAAAAACTCACTTATTGAATATATGGTCCCATTTGTCTCTGATAAAGTCCCATGCCAGAGGTTGA containing:
- the LOC117751314 gene encoding mesoderm posterior protein 1-like, whose translation is MEVTYCSPLQLQDNSFLFESLLDKPYDPLAYDPASDAGYFSAGSSSLSPTSSVDSFCFSPASLHATGSEPNAMDCFVFKSPAAPRLTQGTQPPPCSGSSAATLSITKKSRSRYPGKKRETASEREKLRMRDLTKALQHLRTYLPPLVAPAGQTLTKIETLRLTIRYISYLSAQLGLSEEALEQRPSGFAEQPQNLSQFLGQPAASYGHQEEPACNTMSSEHLSSLQPSYQVSNGVCFTSEQFWTPQQQLQSAAFSGQC